Part of the Crossiella cryophila genome, ACGCCAGGGAGATGCGGCCGACGCTGCGCAACCCGATGGCGATCATCACCGGACTGCTCCAGCCGCTGCTCTACGTGGCGCTGTTCGGTCCGCTGCTGTCCACCTTCAGCCTGCCGGGGGTGCCCGGCGGCGGCACCCCGTGGGCCTGGTTCATCCCGGGCATGCTGGTCTTCACCACCCTGTTCGGCACCGCCTTCGCCGGGGCGGACCTGATGTACGAGCGGGACATGGGCTCGCTGGAACGGCTGCTGGCCTCGCCGGTGAGCCGGATCGCGCTGCTGGTCGGCCAGGTCGGCAGGCAGGTCAGCACGCTGCTGGTGCAGGCGCTGGTGCTGATCGTGGTGGTGCTGCCGTTCGGGCTCTCGGTGGATCCGCTGGGCACGTTCCTGGGGCTGGTGATGCTGATCCTGCTCTCCGCGGCGGTGGGCATCGCCTCGCTCGGCCTGGGGCTGGTGATCAAGCAGGCGTACCTGTTCTACACCGCGGTGCAGACCGCGATCCTGCCGCTGATGCTGACCGCGGGCATGTTGCTGCCGATGGACACCGCGCCGGGCTGGCTGTACGTGCTCTCCCGGATCAACCCGCTGACCCACGTGGTCAACGCCGAACGCGCGCTCTTCGCCGGGAACTTCAGCCATCCCGCGATCCTGATCTCGGTGGGCATCGTGGTCCTCGGCGGCGCGGGCGCCACCGCCTTCGCCCTGCGCGCGATCCGGAAACTCAGCGCCTGACCCCCTCTTCCCGACAAGTCCAGAAAGTCCGCGAAGTCAAGAAAGGGCACCGTGACCTCAGTCGACGTCCTCGACTCGACCGACACCCTGCTCCCCGACCGACTGATCGTGCGTGGCGCGCGCGTGCACAACCTGCGCGGCGTCGACCTCGACCTGCCGCACCGCAAGCTGATCGTGTTCACCGGGGTCTCCGGCTCCGGCAAGTCCTCCCTGGCCTTCGACACCCTCTACGCCGAGGCGCAACGGCGTCAGGTGCAGTCGCTGTCCACCTTCGCCCGCCAGTTCATGGACGAGATGGGCAAGCCCGACCTGGACCGGCTGGAGGGGCTGTGTTCGGCGGTGGCGGTGGACCAGCGTTCCTCGGCCACCCGCAGCCCGCGCTCCACGGTGGGCACGGTGACCGAGGTGTATGACCTGATGCGGGTGGTGTGGGCCACCGCTGGCCTGCCGCACTGCACGGTGTGCGCTGAGGAACTGTTGCCGGACAACGGAGTCCTGGTCTGCCTCGACGGGCACGACACCGAACTGCCCGAGCTGTACAACCGGTCGTTCTCCTTCAACCTGCCCTTCGGCCAGTGCCCGGACTGCCTGGGCCTGGGGGCGGCGGCCGAGGAGGACAGCACCCGGCTCCGGTTGTGCGCCAGTTGTGCTGGCGCACGTCTTCGACCCGCCCAACTGGGAGTGCGGGTCGGCGGCCGGAGCATCGCCGAGGTGACGGCGCTGCCGGTGGCGCAGTGCCTGCGCTTCTTCACCGAACTGACCTTCTCCGACCGGCAACGCCAGGTCCTGGCCCAGGCGTTGATCGAGATCACCGACCGCCTGCGCTATCTCACCGAGGTGGGCCTGGGTTACCTCAGCCTGGACCGCCCCGCCCGCACCCTGTCCGGGGGCGAGGCGCAGCGGATCCGGCTGGCCACCCAGCTCGGCACGCAGCTGTTCGGGCTGTTGTACGTGCTCGACGAGCCCACCGCCGGCCTGCACCCGCAGGACGTCGAAGAGCTGATCGGCACGCTGAAGTCGTTGCGAGACCGGGGAAACACCCTGATCGTGGTGGAACACGACGAACACCTGATCCGGGCCGCGGACTGGGTGGTCGAACTGGGACCGGCCGCCGGGGAGCACGGCGGGCAGCTCATCTTCACCGGCACCGCGCAGGAAATGCTGTCCGATCCGGAGTCCCTGACCGGGGCCTACCTCAGTGGCCGCCGCACCGGCCACCGCCCGGCCCGCCGCCGCACCCCGGTGCCGGGCCGGGCGCTGACGGTGCGCGGCGCCAGGGAGAACAACCTCACCGGCCAGGACGTGACCTTCCCGCTGGGTTGTTTCGTCGCGGTCAGCGGAGTCTCCGGCGCTGGAAAATCCACCCTCGTGGACACCATCCTCTACCGGGCCGCCGCCAAAGCCCTCGGCACCGAAGCCCCACCCCCGGGCGAACACGACGGCGTCGTCGGCCTGCACCAGATCGACCGGGTCATCCGCGTCGACCAAACCCCCATCGGCCGCTCCGGCCGCTCCACCCCGGCGACCTACACCGGCATCCTGGACTCCATCCGCAAACTGTTCGCCCAGACCAGCACCGCGAAGGAACTGGGCTTCATTCCCGGAAGGTTCTCCTTCAACTCCCCCGGCGGCCGCTGCGAGGCGTGTGCCGGGGACGGCACGGTCCGCATCGAGATGTACTTCCTGCCGGATGTCTTCCTGGAATGCGACACCTGCCACGGCACCCGCTACGACGCGGACACCCTGAAGGTGACCTACCGCAACCGCACCATCGCCGAGGTCCTGGACCTGCCCATCGAGACCGCCGCGGAGTTCTTCGCCGCCGCCCCGGCCATCGCGGGCCCACTACGCACCCTGTGCGAGGTAGGCCTGGGCTACCTACGCCTGGGCCAGGCAGCCAACACCCTCTCCGGCGGAGAGGCCCAGCGAGTCAAACTGGCCGCCGAACTCCAACGCAGGCCCGGCAAACACACCCTGTACCTACTCGATGAGCCCACCACCGGCCTGCACGCCAGCGACGTGGCCCGGCTGATGGGGGTGCTGCACCGCCTGGTGGCCAAGGGCCACACGGTGATCACCGTCTCCCACCACACCGAGGTGATCCGCACCGCGGACTGGGTGATCGACCTGGGCCCGGCGGGCGGTGACGGCGGCGGCCAGGTCGTCGCCACCGGCACCCCGGAGGAGATCGCGGCGAACCCGGCCAGCCGAACCGGCCGCTACCTCGCCGGATAGTCCGCCCTCCGAATAGTCCGTTGCCCTGGCGGGCCGACTCCCGGTGCCGCCAGGGCAAACCTCCTCATCGCCCCGCCTGACTGTCCTTCGTGGACAGTTCCGCTGTGGGCAGGAGCACGCTTTCCCCGGGCTCCTGCCCGCCTAGGCTGTTGCGGTGACTGGTCTGGGTACGGGCATCAACGTCCTGGCGATCCTGGTGGGCACCGGCCTGGGCGCGGTGCTCGGCGACCGCCTGCCCAAACGCTGGCGCGAACTCATGGTCTCCTCGCTGGCCCTGTTCCTGCTGGCCATGGGCGTCTACCAGGCCACCCAGGCATTCACCGGCGAGTTCGCCACCGCCGCGGGCGGCGCCGCCACCATCCTCATCCTGGCCGCCCTGGTGCTCGGCGGCGGCCTGGGCTCGGCCATCGACATCGAGTCCCGCCTGGACAACCTGGGCGGCTGGCTGCAACGCCGCTTCTCCCGAGGCGGCAACGAGGACCACCGCTTCGCCACCGGCTTCGTCACCGCCACCCTGCTGTTCTGCGTAGGCCCGATGGCGGTGCTGGGCGCCTTCGCCGACGGCGTACAGGGCGACCCCGGCATCCTGGCGATCAAGTCCATCCTGGACGGCTTCATCGCCCTGGCCTTCGCCGCCAACCTGGGCTGGGGCGTAGGCCTGTCGGCTGCCGCGGTGCTGATCTACCAGGGCGGCCTGACCGCGCTGGCCTCAGTGCTGAGCACCGTGATGGTCCCCGCCGTGATCGGCTCCCTCACCGCCGTCGGCGGCATCCTGATCCTGGCCATCAGCCTGCGCATGCTGGAACTCCGCGAAATCGCCGTAGCCAACCTCCTGCCCGCCCTCCCCCTGGCCCCCATCGCCACCGCGGCCTACCTCGCCCTGACCTGACCTCACCCCACAGCCCCAAAGGTCAACACTTCCCGCCGATACACCGGCGCCAACCCCGACCCCACCGGCGGCACCCGCGCCCCAAGCCGATAATCCAGCTCCAGCAACACAACGAAGTCCGGCAACGCATCCGCAGTCGGCTGCCCATCGGCGTCCCGGCTACCCGGTTCGGCGTCCCACTCGATGAGATGCACGGAGACGGAGTAGCGCCCAGGCGGCAACGGCAGCCCGGTGTCGGCGGGCCGCCCGGACACCTCCTCGATCCCGCCAACGTGCACCATTCCGTGGCACACCAACAGGTAGGGCTCGGAACTGAGCATCACATAACGCTCCTCCCGCGCACTCAAACCCATGCCACCAGCGGGCGCCTCCGGTCCGCCGACCCGCAGCACCACCTCCCAGGCCCCGTTCCCGCCGATGTTGATCGGCACCAGCCCGCCCGCCGCGATCCGCGCCCGGATGCCCTCCTCGGTCCCCAGTTCCGCCACCCAGCTCTGCTGATCAACGATCCCGGCGAACTCCTCCGGCGCCCAGATCGCCAGCATTCCCGCCTCTGTCGACGCCACTCCGGACAGCTCGGCCACCGCAGTTCCCTTCCGTGTCACCGGTCTACGGAGTCGATCATGACATCCCGCTGTGGCAGGCTGGTCGGGTGGAGCACCCCGGCGCAGCGTCCCAGGTCGTCGACCGTCTGCCCCAGCTCGTGCGCGCCCGCCTGGACCAGGGCCCGCGCAGTGTGCTGGTGGACACCCAGCAGTTGCTGGCGGTGCGCGCCCGCTTCGACGCCGAACAGTCCGAGTCCCTGGCCCGCTACCTGGAAGCCAGCCAGTCGCCCAACACCCTGCGCGCCTACCGCTCCGACTGGCTGGCCTGGTCGGCCTGGTGCGCCGCCGAAGGCCGCCAGG contains:
- a CDS encoding ABC transporter permease, translated to MNLITATGVIYAREMRPTLRNPMAIITGLLQPLLYVALFGPLLSTFSLPGVPGGGTPWAWFIPGMLVFTTLFGTAFAGADLMYERDMGSLERLLASPVSRIALLVGQVGRQVSTLLVQALVLIVVVLPFGLSVDPLGTFLGLVMLILLSAAVGIASLGLGLVIKQAYLFYTAVQTAILPLMLTAGMLLPMDTAPGWLYVLSRINPLTHVVNAERALFAGNFSHPAILISVGIVVLGGAGATAFALRAIRKLSA
- the uvrA gene encoding excinuclease ABC subunit UvrA, with amino-acid sequence MTSVDVLDSTDTLLPDRLIVRGARVHNLRGVDLDLPHRKLIVFTGVSGSGKSSLAFDTLYAEAQRRQVQSLSTFARQFMDEMGKPDLDRLEGLCSAVAVDQRSSATRSPRSTVGTVTEVYDLMRVVWATAGLPHCTVCAEELLPDNGVLVCLDGHDTELPELYNRSFSFNLPFGQCPDCLGLGAAAEEDSTRLRLCASCAGARLRPAQLGVRVGGRSIAEVTALPVAQCLRFFTELTFSDRQRQVLAQALIEITDRLRYLTEVGLGYLSLDRPARTLSGGEAQRIRLATQLGTQLFGLLYVLDEPTAGLHPQDVEELIGTLKSLRDRGNTLIVVEHDEHLIRAADWVVELGPAAGEHGGQLIFTGTAQEMLSDPESLTGAYLSGRRTGHRPARRRTPVPGRALTVRGARENNLTGQDVTFPLGCFVAVSGVSGAGKSTLVDTILYRAAAKALGTEAPPPGEHDGVVGLHQIDRVIRVDQTPIGRSGRSTPATYTGILDSIRKLFAQTSTAKELGFIPGRFSFNSPGGRCEACAGDGTVRIEMYFLPDVFLECDTCHGTRYDADTLKVTYRNRTIAEVLDLPIETAAEFFAAAPAIAGPLRTLCEVGLGYLRLGQAANTLSGGEAQRVKLAAELQRRPGKHTLYLLDEPTTGLHASDVARLMGVLHRLVAKGHTVITVSHHTEVIRTADWVIDLGPAGGDGGGQVVATGTPEEIAANPASRTGRYLAG
- a CDS encoding DUF554 domain-containing protein, which codes for MTGLGTGINVLAILVGTGLGAVLGDRLPKRWRELMVSSLALFLLAMGVYQATQAFTGEFATAAGGAATILILAALVLGGGLGSAIDIESRLDNLGGWLQRRFSRGGNEDHRFATGFVTATLLFCVGPMAVLGAFADGVQGDPGILAIKSILDGFIALAFAANLGWGVGLSAAAVLIYQGGLTALASVLSTVMVPAVIGSLTAVGGILILAISLRMLELREIAVANLLPALPLAPIATAAYLALT